Within the Maribacter sp. BPC-D8 genome, the region CTTCTTCTAAATTATAATGTACAAATTGTTTATTAGATGAGTATGAATTTGCAGCATGACAATAGGTGCCATAGGTATCGAAATAATTACAAAGTTCTTTGTAAATCGCATTACCAATGAAACCGCTTCCGCCAAGAATCAATATTTTTTTAGTGTCTAATTTCAAAAAATAGAAAGTTCAGTTTCTGTAGTTAATTTTTCTAAAGCAAGCATTCCTAATTTAGAATTTCCTTTAGGGTTGAGTCCCGGAGACCATGTTGCTACACAGAATTTATTTGGGAGAAAGGCAACGATACCACCGCCAACACCACTTTTGCCAGGTAGTCCAACTTCAAAAGCAAATTCGCCGGCTTCATCATAAAACCCGCAAGTCAACATTATTGCATTAATACGTTTTACCTGAGTTAAAGTTAAGAACGCATTATTTCTTCTACATTTACCATGATTCATAAACATGTAGAACGTATTTGTTAATTGCGCACAACTCATGCTAAGCGAGCATTGATGAAAGTAAAAATCTAATACTACATCTACGTCGTTTTTTAGATTTCCGTAGGATTTTAAAAGGTTAGCAGCTGCAAAATTTCTGAATCCTGTTTGCTTTTCAGACTTTGCTACTTCTACATCATAAGCTATACTATCATCATTCGCAATGTTTTGAACGAAAGCTAAGAATTCTTCCTTAGGATTTTTTAACTGAGAAATCAAAATATCAGCAATGACAATTGCACCAGGATTTATCAACGGATTTCTTGGAATTCCGTTTTCTAATTCTAGCAAAGACAGGTGATTGAAAGGGTCTCCAGAAGGTTCAACATCTACACGTTTCCAAACTTTTTCTCCTATTTTTCCTAATGCCATAGAAAGCGATAAGACCTTCGAGATACTTTGAATAGAAAATTGTTCGTCAGATTTTCCGGCAGAAAAATTATTTTGTTGAATATCTATCAAATGAATACCGAAATTGTCAACATCAATTTTTGCTAATTCAGGTATATAATCTGCAATCTTACCTTTATCCTTTTCATGAGATGCAGCTTCATTAATTGAGGTAAGAATACGTTGAAAATCTATCATTTACTTTTTGTAAAATGGTAATTTAACTATAGTTGCTGGCACAGCATTCTTTCTAATTTGAATATTAATTTTACTGCCAACTTCAGTAAATATTGGCGGAACATAACCTAAGCCGATACCGGTACCCATAGAAGGTGACATCGTACCAGAAGTTACTACGCCTATTGTTTTACCATTACCGTCAACAATATCATAACCGTGTCTAGGTATACCACGTTCATCTAGTTCAAAAGCTACTAACTTTCGTTCTGGTCCGTGTTGTTTTTCTTTTTCTAAAGCTGCGGAGTTGACAAAATCCTTGTTAAATTTAGTTACCCAACCTAAACCAGCTTCAAGCGGAGAGGTATTATCATCAATATCATTACCGTAAAGACAGTATCCCATTTCTAAACGAAGGGTGTCTCTAGCTGCCAATCCTATTGGTTTAATTCCAAAATCTGCTCCGGCTTCAAAAACCTTGTCCCATATTTGTTTTACCTCGTCATTCTTACAGTAAATTTCGAATCCGCCAGAACCGGTATATCCTGTTGCAGAAATAATTACATTATCTACACCTGCAAAATCAGCTACTTCAAAATGATAAAATTTAATATCGGCTAAATTAACAGAAGTTAAAGATTGCATCGCTTCAACAGCTTTAGGACCTTGAATAGCTAAAAGTGAATACCCTTCAGATATATTTTTCATATCTGCT harbors:
- a CDS encoding glutaminase, translated to MIDFQRILTSINEAASHEKDKGKIADYIPELAKIDVDNFGIHLIDIQQNNFSAGKSDEQFSIQSISKVLSLSMALGKIGEKVWKRVDVEPSGDPFNHLSLLELENGIPRNPLINPGAIVIADILISQLKNPKEEFLAFVQNIANDDSIAYDVEVAKSEKQTGFRNFAAANLLKSYGNLKNDVDVVLDFYFHQCSLSMSCAQLTNTFYMFMNHGKCRRNNAFLTLTQVKRINAIMLTCGFYDEAGEFAFEVGLPGKSGVGGGIVAFLPNKFCVATWSPGLNPKGNSKLGMLALEKLTTETELSIF
- the gcvT gene encoding glycine cleavage system aminomethyltransferase GcvT codes for the protein MKNTALTTTHESLGAKMVPFAGYNMPVSYEGVNAEHETVRKSVGVFDVSHMGEFLISGPTALDLIQKVSSNDATKLTIGRAQYSCLPNETGGIVDDLIIYKIKEEQYLLVVNASNIEKDWNHISSYNDEFKADMKNISEGYSLLAIQGPKAVEAMQSLTSVNLADIKFYHFEVADFAGVDNVIISATGYTGSGGFEIYCKNDEVKQIWDKVFEAGADFGIKPIGLAARDTLRLEMGYCLYGNDIDDNTSPLEAGLGWVTKFNKDFVNSAALEKEKQHGPERKLVAFELDERGIPRHGYDIVDGNGKTIGVVTSGTMSPSMGTGIGLGYVPPIFTEVGSKINIQIRKNAVPATIVKLPFYKK